In Nostoc sp. GT001, a genomic segment contains:
- a CDS encoding sugar ABC transporter ATP-binding protein, producing the protein MTTNIETSLSDTPTSTPVLEMQGITKRFHGVSALQNVNLTIYPGEVHALMGENGAGKSTLMKILAGAYIADEGEIRINGQPLKITDPATARKAGINLIYQELNVAPNLTVTENMFMGSELRRGQLLDRQAMRLEAEEVLESLGANFTAQTIVGTLSIAEQQQVEIARALKDKSRVLVMDEPTAALSDRESDHLFEVIRKLRRDGIAIIYISHRMEEIYALADRISVLRDGQYIGSLTRSEISPQRLVQMMVGRSMQDFYEHQRQMNPGPVVLSVRNMSDARKKIELTSFELHAGEILGLAGLVGAGRTELSRLIFGADRKASGEVFLNGKKLEINTPSDAIAAGIGYVPEDRKDQGLFLEMSARKNIAINTLKQDAKGGIVNWPSVNRLSTDAVENFNIRLANLEIRALDLSGGNQQKLLLARWLAIKPRVLMLDEPTRGVDIGAKSEIYRIMSELAAQGVAILMVSSELSEIVGMSDRVLVMREGQLVGELDGSLGKEITQEKIMHYATGASEVLAS; encoded by the coding sequence ATGACAACAAATATTGAAACCTCACTTTCTGATACACCAACTAGCACCCCAGTGTTAGAAATGCAAGGAATTACCAAACGCTTTCATGGTGTATCTGCGCTCCAAAATGTTAACCTTACCATTTATCCGGGAGAAGTTCACGCCCTCATGGGTGAAAACGGAGCGGGCAAAAGCACATTGATGAAAATCCTGGCTGGGGCTTACATTGCCGATGAAGGAGAAATTCGCATCAATGGTCAACCCTTAAAAATTACTGATCCGGCGACAGCACGGAAGGCGGGTATTAATCTCATTTATCAAGAACTGAATGTTGCACCGAATTTAACCGTTACCGAAAATATGTTTATGGGTAGCGAGTTGCGGCGTGGTCAGCTTTTAGACCGCCAAGCGATGCGACTGGAAGCAGAAGAAGTGCTGGAAAGCCTTGGAGCCAATTTTACCGCCCAGACTATAGTTGGTACTTTGTCCATCGCCGAACAGCAGCAAGTGGAAATTGCCAGGGCACTGAAGGATAAAAGCCGCGTTTTGGTGATGGATGAACCAACAGCAGCCCTATCCGACCGCGAGAGCGACCATTTATTTGAGGTCATTCGCAAACTGCGGCGTGATGGCATTGCCATTATTTACATCAGCCATCGCATGGAAGAAATCTATGCCTTAGCTGACCGAATTAGCGTGTTGCGTGATGGTCAATATATTGGCAGTTTGACACGCAGCGAAATTTCTCCCCAGCGATTGGTGCAGATGATGGTCGGTCGCTCCATGCAAGACTTTTATGAACATCAACGGCAAATGAATCCTGGCCCAGTGGTGCTGTCAGTCAGAAATATGAGCGACGCCCGCAAGAAGATTGAGCTTACTAGTTTTGAACTTCATGCTGGGGAAATTTTGGGTTTAGCTGGGTTGGTTGGTGCCGGACGCACAGAACTATCCCGGCTGATTTTTGGTGCAGACCGCAAAGCTAGCGGTGAAGTATTCTTGAATGGCAAAAAACTGGAAATTAATACCCCCAGTGATGCCATTGCTGCCGGAATTGGCTACGTTCCAGAAGACCGCAAAGACCAAGGTTTATTTCTGGAGATGAGCGCCCGCAAGAATATTGCTATCAATACACTCAAGCAAGATGCAAAGGGTGGAATTGTTAACTGGCCTTCAGTGAATCGGCTGTCAACAGACGCGGTGGAAAACTTTAATATCCGCCTAGCCAATTTGGAAATTAGAGCATTGGATCTTTCTGGTGGTAATCAACAGAAGCTACTGCTAGCGCGTTGGTTAGCCATTAAACCGAGAGTTTTGATGTTAGATGAGCCGACACGCGGCGTAGACATCGGTGCTAAAAGTGAAATTTACCGAATAATGAGCGAATTAGCAGCACAAGGTGTTGCTATTTTAATGGTTTCCAGCGAACTATCAGAGATTGTCGGCATGAGCGATCGCGTCTTGGTGATGCGAGAAGGACAGCTCGTAGGTGAACTGGATGGCAGTCTTGGCAAAGAAATCACCCAAGAAAAGATTATGCACTACGCAACTGGAGCATCGGAGGTATTAGCATCATGA
- a CDS encoding ABC transporter substrate-binding protein: MERKKIAIAASLLGIISGSLVGCTNGSPDGNTATNTDTKPATNTSAETQTATGNGKLKSVAFTVGDLSNPFFVLMGQATEAEAKKIGGKDVNVTVVSSAYDLNQQANQIENFTASNTDIIIVNAADKSGIKPAIEKAKQAGRIVIAVDTGAEGGVDATITTNNVQAGEVSCKYIADRLKGKGNVVIVNGPPVDSVIQRVSGCENVLSKYPDIKILSKNQNAEGSRDGGLRVMTDLLTTFPKIDAVFAINDPSGVGAELAANQAQRKDFFIVGVDGAPEAITAIAAKDGIYAATATQNPRGMAEKAVQVGNDILNGKKPSSSTILIPVKLITKDNVSTEKGWK; encoded by the coding sequence ATGGAAAGGAAAAAGATTGCGATCGCAGCTAGCTTATTAGGTATCATCAGTGGCAGTCTTGTCGGCTGTACAAATGGTTCTCCCGATGGCAACACAGCTACTAACACTGATACTAAACCTGCTACCAATACCAGTGCAGAGACTCAAACTGCCACTGGCAATGGAAAATTAAAATCAGTTGCCTTTACCGTTGGTGATTTAAGTAATCCCTTCTTCGTCCTCATGGGACAAGCAACTGAAGCAGAAGCCAAGAAAATCGGCGGTAAGGATGTCAATGTTACCGTAGTTTCCAGTGCCTATGACCTCAACCAACAAGCCAATCAAATTGAGAATTTCACGGCTTCCAATACTGATATCATTATCGTCAATGCTGCTGATAAAAGTGGCATTAAGCCAGCAATTGAGAAAGCTAAACAAGCAGGTAGAATTGTCATTGCAGTAGATACGGGTGCGGAAGGAGGTGTAGATGCCACCATTACAACTAATAATGTCCAAGCTGGAGAAGTTAGTTGCAAATATATTGCTGACCGCCTCAAGGGTAAAGGTAATGTTGTCATAGTTAACGGGCCGCCAGTGGACTCAGTGATTCAGCGAGTTAGTGGCTGCGAGAACGTATTGTCTAAATATCCCGATATCAAAATACTCTCCAAAAACCAAAATGCAGAGGGTAGTCGGGATGGAGGACTCAGAGTTATGACTGATTTGCTGACAACCTTTCCAAAAATTGATGCGGTTTTTGCCATCAACGATCCCAGTGGAGTCGGTGCAGAACTAGCAGCGAACCAAGCACAACGTAAAGATTTCTTTATTGTTGGGGTTGATGGTGCGCCAGAAGCAATAACTGCGATCGCAGCTAAAGATGGTATATATGCAGCAACTGCTACTCAAAATCCGCGAGGGATGGCCGAAAAAGCAGTTCAAGTTGGCAACGACATCTTAAATGGGAAAAAACCTAGCAGTTCTACCATTTTGATTCCAGTTAAGTTGATCACAAAAGATAACGTCAGCACAGAAAAAGGCTGGAAGTAA